Proteins encoded by one window of Armatimonadota bacterium:
- a CDS encoding HIT domain-containing protein, whose amino-acid sequence MRQLWAPWRLEYIQAPPEEGCIFCTKPRQGKDEENLIVWRGQWSFVMLNLFPYSSGHVMAVPYRHTADLGGLGPEEVLGLWEAVTRTVRALQRAFRPDGFNVGINLGRAAGAGIEGHLHVHVVPRWFGDTNFMPVLADVKIIPQHLRETYRSLREAFQAEE is encoded by the coding sequence ATGCGGCAGCTATGGGCGCCATGGCGACTCGAATACATCCAGGCCCCTCCCGAGGAGGGCTGCATTTTCTGCACCAAGCCCCGGCAGGGGAAGGACGAGGAGAACCTCATCGTGTGGAGGGGCCAGTGGTCCTTCGTGATGCTGAACCTGTTCCCCTACAGCAGCGGGCACGTGATGGCGGTTCCTTACCGGCACACCGCGGATCTCGGAGGGCTAGGGCCGGAGGAGGTGCTGGGGCTTTGGGAGGCGGTGACGCGGACGGTCCGGGCTTTGCAACGGGCCTTTCGACCGGATGGGTTCAACGTGGGCATCAATCTGGGGCGGGCCGCGGGAGCGGGAATTGAAGGCCACCTGCACGTCCACGTGGTCCCCAGGTGGTTTGGAGACACGAACTTCATGCCCGTGCTTGCAGATGTGAAGATTATTCCCCAGCACCTGCGGGAGACCTATCGGAGCCTGCG
- the rnc gene encoding ribonuclease III, protein MSHPSGPSRTEQLLELAERLGVRFRDLRILEVALVHGSYAHEDASSGLESYERLEFLGDAVLNLVVSDHLYRRFPAAREGELARMRARLVSEPTLAEIARSLHLGKYILLGRGEDRSGGRERASLLADVLEAVVGAVYVDAGYGVAHAVVSGWIGPLLERLEEVRGDFKGQLQEVVQRRERVVPQYRITATEGPDHAKVFVAVVEVAGRVLGEGKGKSKKEAEQAAAADALRRLGVL, encoded by the coding sequence GCTGGCGGAACGGCTGGGTGTTCGGTTCCGGGATCTGCGGATCCTGGAGGTGGCCCTAGTGCATGGATCCTATGCCCATGAGGACGCCTCCAGCGGTCTGGAGTCGTACGAGCGGCTGGAGTTCCTGGGGGATGCGGTGCTGAACTTGGTGGTGAGCGACCATCTCTACCGGCGGTTTCCCGCCGCGCGGGAGGGGGAGCTGGCCCGGATGCGGGCGCGGCTGGTGAGCGAACCCACGCTGGCGGAAATTGCCCGCAGCCTCCACCTGGGGAAGTACATCCTGCTGGGCAGGGGGGAGGATCGGAGCGGTGGGAGAGAGCGAGCCTCCCTGTTGGCGGATGTGCTGGAGGCGGTGGTGGGGGCCGTATACGTGGACGCGGGCTACGGGGTCGCACACGCGGTGGTGAGCGGATGGATCGGACCTCTTCTGGAGCGGTTGGAGGAGGTGCGTGGGGACTTCAAGGGGCAGCTGCAGGAGGTGGTCCAGCGGCGGGAGCGGGTGGTCCCCCAATATCGGATCACGGCCACGGAGGGGCCGGACCACGCGAAGGTGTTCGTGGCGGTGGTCGAGGTGGCTGGAAGGGTACTAGGGGAAGGGAAGGGGAAGAGCAAGAAGGAGGCCGAGCAGGCGGCGGCCGCGGATGCGCTGCGCCGGCTGGGGGTGTTGTGA